The nucleotide sequence GATCGGCGAAGACCAGATCGACGCTCGCCGTCGGCAGCGAACGCATCGCCGCCACGCAGTCGCCCGGCAGGATCCGTCCCACCGGCAACGCAACCTCCGGCGTTCCGGCCTTGGCCGGGCGAAGCTTTTCGAGTTGTCCCATTCCGTCCTGTTCCCCTGAGTTATCCACAGGGTGAGTCCGCGGAGTCCTCAGGTCAAGCAGCAAGTTCGCCACACCCGCGGCCTAGCAGGATATGGTTAACGCGGAACGAAAAGAGTCCCCCACAGCATGTTGAGTCCCCTCGGGATTCGGGGACTCGATATCTTGTGGTGTGGCCCGGAAGACTCTCTCGCCTCGGGTCTCGCGGCGCCGGCGGAGCTATCCGCCCCGCCTTGCCTGCGCGGCGTCGATGCCCGGCCCGAGGGGATCCTTTTCGGCCTTCGCCGTCCCGTCGGGTCCGAACACCATGAGCTCGTCGCCGGTGCGCGAATACTGCGGCCAGTCGGGCAGGTCGCCACCGTTGGGATCGCCGGTCTTGGCGAAGTTGACGAGATAGGTGCTGATCGCCTCGCCCATGGCATTGTCGCGCGGGGTGGTGGCGGGACCGTACTTCGCCGCCTGGGTGTCGAAGAAGAACGGAATGTCGCTGGCATGCTGCGCGCCGTTGCCCGGGTCGAGCGATTCGGCGACGTAGGAGAAGCGGTATTCGTAGACCGGCACGTCCTGCGCCGCGATCGTGCCGGCGAGACTGCGCGCTCCGCCGATCATCTGGCCGGTCTTGCCGCCGATGTCGTCGCTGGTCGCGCCGATCATGATCGGCACCCGGGCGAAGTCGCCGCCGGCATAAGCCTTGCCCGCATCGACGGCGATCGTGCCGTCGGCGAAGGGACTGGCGAATGTCCGCGCCTGCCCGGGCCGCGGGGCCATGGCGGCGAGGTTGAGCCCGTCGGTCACCTCGGCGGCGCTCATCGCCCGCAGCTTAGCCAGGGCATCCGGATCGTCAGCCGCAATGCCCTTGGCAGCCGCGAAATCGACGCCGATCTTTTCCGCGTCCCCCAAACTCTGCGGCGCCCCCGGCATCCCCTGCCCGTCGCCCCCCGACATGATCGCGGCCTTCGCGAACAGCCCCTTGGCGAGCGGCGAAGTGACCAGCGCATGGACCGACATGCCGCCGGCGGATTCGCCGACGATCGTCACGTTGTCGGGATCGCCGCCGAACGCGGCGATATTGTCCTGCACCCACTTCAGCGCGGCGATCTGGTCGAGGTAGCCGTAGTTGCCGAGCAGTCCCTTGTCCGGGTCCTCTCCGGTCAGTTGCGGGTGGGCGAAAGTGCCGAAGCGGCCGAGCCGGTAGTTGGCGCTGACCACCATCACGCCCTGTTTGGCCAGTTCGGCGCCCGAGTAGGTCGGCGGCGAGGACCCGCCGTTGACGAAGCCGCCGCCGTAGATCCAGAAAATCACCGGGAGCTTCGCCTTCGCTCCTTCCGGCTTCCACACGTTGGCGTAGAGGCAGTCCTCCGCGGGCGGAGTGCCGAGCGGCGCGGCGTCGCTGGGGAACGGCACCTGCATGCAGTCGTGGCCGTACTCGGTGGCGGAGAGCACCCCGTCCCAATGCGCGGCCGGCTGCGGCGCGCGCCAGCGTAGGTCGCCGACCGGCGGCGCGGCGAAGGGAATGCCCTTCCAGCCGATTACGCCGTCCTCCAGCGATCCGGCCACCGTCCCCGCGGTGGTGACGACTTCGGCGGCGGCGACCTCGCCCGGCGATTGCGCTGCGTTGCACGCCCCCAGGGCTAGCGCGGCGCCGGCGGCGGCGGCCAGCCATCCTCTTGCAATCATGTGGTTCTCTCCTCTCGTTTGCCGCGAGCATGGCGTTCGCGCCGCCGGCGTCAAGGCCGTCCCGGGGATTGGCGCTTGCCTGTGAGAAGGCGGAATGAGACACACCCGCCGCATCACGGCACGCGTTTGAGGAGAGATCGCATGGGCCTTCAAGTCATCGGCGCCGGGCTCGGCCGAACCGGTACGCTGTCGCTCAAGCTCGCGCTCGAGCACATCGGCTTCGGCAAGTGTTATCACATGAGCGAGATGATCGCGCACATGCGCGCGCACCTGCCGCTGTGGGTCGAGAGCGCCAAGGGCGATCCGCAGTGGGACGCGATCTTTGCCGGCTACCATTCCTCGACCGATTATCCCGGCTGCATGTTCTGGCGCGAGCTGGCGGCGAAATATCCCGAAGCCAAGATCATCCTCACCACGCGCGACCCGGACAAGTGGTTCGAATCGGTCACCGCGACGGTGATGTCGCCCGAGCACCGGGCGCGGTTCGAAGGCAATCCGCTGATGGCCGAGTTCTTCCGCCTGACGGTGTTCGACGCGGACATCGAACGCCGGCTCGGCAATCGCGAGAAGATGGTCGAGTATTTCAACACCTGGAACCAGTCGGTGATCGACCAGGCGCCGGCCGAACGGCTGCTGGTCTACAAGGCGGGCGACGGCTGGGAGCCGCTGTGCGACTTCCTCGGCGTGCCGGTCCCACCCCAGCCCTACCCGCGGGTCAACAGCCGCGAGGAGATGACCGAGCGCACCGGTCAGGTCGACCCGTCGAAGGGCCCGCCCTCGCCCGAGATGATGGAACAGATCATCGGCGCCTATCTCGCCGACCTCAAGGCGAAGGCCTTCCCGACCTAGTCGCCCGCAGCGCGCGCCTCCGCGACGACCGCTTCGACCGCGTCGATCACCACCTGCGGCTTGGCGCGCTGGATGTAGTGGTGCGCGCCGGGCACGCGCATGTTGACGCCCCTGCTGGACAGGGCGGCCAGCCGGTCGTGCGCGAGGCTCCATTGCTCGAAAAACGCGTCGGATGCAGCGCGTTGATCGGCCGATGTATCGGGCGGCGCCGGAGGCTGGACGGTCGCGGTGAGCACGAGCAACGGCATATCTCCATAGTCGCGCGTGGGATTGAGAACCATGATCGATCCCTGGGGCGAGTTGGTCAGAAACGATGCCATGGTTTCATATTGGACAGGGTTGCTGGCCTTTTCGCCAAACGCCTTGGCAAGGCGGTCTGGGAAGAAAGACGGATAGGAGAGGCAATGATCCGGATCCGGCCCGCCCAGCCTGGCAGTTCCGGCGCGAATTTCCGCGGCGCACTTGCGGAAAGCCTGGACCATCGGATCGGCCTCTGCATCCGGCACCGCCATACCGGCGCGTTCCATGAGCGCGCTCTGATTGGGGACGCTCGGATCGACCATGACCATGCCCGCGACCTGGTCCGGGTGGCGATCGGCGTAGAGCAGGCTTTCGTAACCGCCGAACGAATGACCGACGAGGATGTAGGGTCCGGGAATCGCGCCGGTCGCGAGCGCCGCCTCGAGCGCCGCGGTGGACGTCTCGACCGTGTGTTCGCCCTCGGCCCCGTCGCTGAGGCCCCAGCCGGGGCGGTCCCAGGCGCAGACCCGGGTCGTGCGCGCCATGTCCGGCTGCACGCCACCCCACGAAATGCCCGCGAAGTCAGCGAGGCCGGGGATGAGGATCACCGTAGGACTGCCCTCGCCCATGCAGGTAAAATTGGCCTTTCGGCCGTCGGGCAGCGTCACGGCGTCGGCCGCGCTGGCATAGGGCTCCAACGTCTGTCTCATCTCCTCGGGCGATGGACCTTGTTGAGCCCTAGCGGGGCCGCAGGCCAGAAGTGCAATCACAAACAGGCGGAGTTTCATCGGCATGCCTCCTGCAAGACGATCCCTCACACCGCCTGTACCATCTCCAGCGGCAATTCGCACTGCGCGACCGGCGCGAAGCTGCGGCGGTGGAGCGGGCAGGGGCCGTGCTCGCGCAGCGCGGCGAGGTGGTCGGGCGTGGAATAGCCCTTGTTGCTCGCCCAGTTGTAGTGCGGATGCGCGAGGTGGTGCTGGCGCATCAGCCGGTCGCGGTATTCCTTGGCGACGATCGAGGCCGCGCCGATCGCCGGTTCCCTGCCGTCGCCGCCGACGATGGCGCGAGCCGGCCAGCGCCACAGCGGGGTGCGCCCGTGCGGGGTGAGGTTGCCGTCGATCAGCGCCTGGTGGCAGTCGACGCCGAGCGCCTCGCACAAGCGCTGCATCGCCAGCGCCATCGCCAGCATCGTCGCGCCGAAGATGTTGAGGCGGTCGATGTCCTCGACCTCGACCACGCCGATGCCGAAGGCGCAGCGGCGGCGGATGCGGTCTTCGAGCACGGCCCGGGTTTCGGGCGTGAGCTTTTTCGAATCGTCGAGCCCGGCGGGTCGCGGCTTGCACAGCACGACGGCGGCTGCGACAACCGGGCCCGCCAGCGGCCCGCGCCCGGCCTCGTCCACCCCGGCGACGAGGGCGTCGCCGAACTGGGCGCAGAAATCAGGTGTTGGCGTTCCGGAGAGCATGACCATGAAATTCCCGTACCTCGCCCTATCGCTTCCCGCGCTGCTGATCGCAAGTTGCGGCAGCGCCCGTTCGGGGGATAGCGCGGCAAATTCGGCCGCTTCGGTGGGCACCCCGGTCGAAGCGCCCGCGGGCGCGCCCTTCGCGATAACCTCGCTCGGCGCATTCAAGGAACCGTGGGCGCTCGCGGTCGAGCCGGGCAGCGGCAACGTTTTCGTCACTCTCAAAGGCGGGGGCATGAAGTTCGTCCAGCCGGCCACCGGCCGGCTTGGCACGGTCACCGGCATGCCCGAGGTGTCGTACGGCGGACAGGGCGGCATGGCCGACGTCGCCTTTGCCCCGGACTATGCCCGCAGCCACACGATCTACCTTAGCTGGGTCAAGGCCGACGGCGGCAAGCGCTACGGCGTGGTCGGGCGCGGAACGCTGAAGTGCGAGGAGCACGATTCGTGCGCGGTCGAGGACCTGAAGGAAATCTGGCGCCAGGTCCCGGCGCTCGACACGTTCGGCCAGTTCGCGCTGCGCATCGCCTTTGCGCCGGGCGGCAAGCACATGTTCGTCGCCTCCGGCGACATGGCCAAGGGCGATCCGGCGCAGGACAACAGCAACAACCTCGGCACCATCGTCCGCCTCAACCTCGACGGCACCGCCGCGGCGGGCAACCCGTTTGCCGGCCAAGGCAGCCCGACCGACCAGATCTGGACTTACGGCCACCGCAACCCGCTGGGCCTCGCCTTCGATGCCGGCGGCCAGCTTTGGGACCTCGAGCACGGGCCCCGCGGCGGCGACGAGATCAACAAGCTGGTGCCGGGCGACAACTACGGCTGGCCGGTCGTCTCGAACGGCATCAACTACAACGGCACGCCGATCCCCGACCACGACACGCGGCCCGATTTCCACGCCCCGGCGGTGTTCTGGACCCCGGTCATCGCGCCGGGCGGGATGACCTTCTACTCCGGCAAGCTCTGGCCCGAGTGGAAGGGCCAGGCCATCGTCGCCGGGCTCGCCACGCAGTGCCTCGCCCGCGTCACGCTGGACGCCGCGGGGGACAGCGGCAAGGAAGTCGCGCGTTACGATATGGGCAAGCGCATGCGCGGCGTCGCCGAGGCGCCCGACGGCTCGCTCTACGCGATCGAGGACGGCGACGGCGGGCGGCTGCTGCATCTGACGCCCAAGCCGTAGCGGATTGCCAGCCGGGTCCCCGGCCCCTATCGGCGCGCCCCTCATGTCCGCTGCGACTCGCACCCTGATCCCGCTCGAAGCGGTCGACCCGGCGATGCTCGAGCAGGTGCTCGACAGGGCCTTCGGGACGGGCCGCCACGGGCGCACCGCCTACGCCATTCGCGCAGGCACCGACTGGCTCCCGGCGCTGAGCTTCGCCGCGCTCGACGAAGACGGCATGCTCGCGGGCACGATCCAGGCCTGGCCGGTCGCGCTGACCGATCCGCAGGGGCGTGCCCACCCGCTGATCATGGTCGGCCCGGTCGCGGTGCTGCCCGAACTCAAGCACACCGGCTACGGGCGCATGCTGATGGCCGCGCAGGCCAGCGCGCTCGATCCCGCCGCGCCGCTGCCGCAAGTGCTGATCGGCGACGAGCCCTATTACCGCCAGTTCGGCTTCGTCGAGGCCCCGCGCGGCTGGGCCTGTCCGGGCGAGTGGGACCCGGCACGGCTGTTGGTGCGCGGGGCGCAGCCGGCCGTGCTGCCGCAAGCGGGCATGCTGGGGCCTTGGCGCGGCTAGGGCGATCTGGCATCGCCGTCGCACGATGCCCTACGAACCCCCACCCGACCTCGCCGGACTGACGCTGAGCGAGATCGCCGAGGCGGTTGCCGCGCGCAGATTGCCGCCGGTCGAAACATGGGATCCGCCCGAGACGGCCGACAGCCACATGCGCATCGCCGCCGACGGGACCTGGTTCCACGAGGGCCGCCCGATCGGCCGTCCGGCAATGGTTCGCGCTTTTTCCACGCTGCTGCTGCGCGACGAGGGCGGCCAGCACTGGCTGGTCACCCCCGAGTGCAAGCAGTCGATCGAGGTCGAGGACGCGGCGTTCGTCGCTGTCGACGTCAAGGCCGAGAGAGGGGCCCTCGCCTTCCGCCTCAACACCGACGACATCGTCGTGGCCGGGCCCGACAACCCGCTGCGCGCCCGCGGCGACCCCGAGGTCCCTGCCCTCTACCTGGCAGTGCGGCGCGGCTGCGAGGCCCGCCTCAACCGCTCGACCTGGCTGCAACTGGTCGAGATCGCGCTGGCCTCGGGCGACGATCTGACCGTCACCAGCCAGGGCGCTCGCTTTGCGCTGGTGCCCGCATGAGCGCCCTGTTCGATCGCCTCAGCCGCCTGTTCCATGCGAGCCACCACGTCGGCCCGGTGGGCCTGCGCGATGACAGCGCCTTCGCCCCGCCCGAACTGCGCCCCGCCGCCGTGCTGATCGCGGTGACCGATCGGCGCGAACCCGGGGTGCTGCTGACCCACCGGCCGGACACCATGCCGAGCCATCCCGGCCAGGTCGCCTTTCCCGGCGGCAAGCTCGAAAGCGGCGAGGATGCGGTTGCCGCCGCGCTGCGCGAGGCGGAGGAGGAACTGGCGATTCCCCCGGCGCAGGTGCGGGTGATCGGCGAGGCGCACAGTTTCGTGACCGGTTCGGGATTTGCCCTGACCCCGGTGCTCGGCATGATCCCGGCCGACCTGCCGCTGGTGCCCGATCCGCGCGAAGTGGCTGGCTGGTTCGAGGCGCCGCTGCGCTTCGTGCTCGACCAGCGCAACCATGTCCGCAAGCGCGGCCTGTTTCGCGGGCACGAGCGCGACTACACCGAGATCGAGTGGCAAGGCCACCGGATCTGGGGAATTACCGCGGGCATCTTGAGCAACCTTTCGCACCGCCTCGCCTGGCAGGACCTCGTCGATGGCTGAGCGGCACATCCAATCTCCGTTCGTGGTGGGCCTGTCGAACCACGCGCGCGTTCTTCGACAGGTTCAGGACGAACGGAAGTGAGCCCGAAAACTCTTGAGGCCGAATGGATAGCGCGCGCCGATCTCGCCGCCCTGGTCGCCGCGCTCGGCCCGGGCACGGTGCGCTGGGTCGGCGGCGCGGTGCGCGACACCTTGCTCGGCAAGCCCGTACACGACATCGACGCCGCCACCACGCTCGAACCGGCGGAAGTCGTTACCCGGCTCGGCGCGGCGAAGATTCGCTCGGTCCCGACCGGTATCGAGCACGGGACGGTAACCGCGATCCTAGAAGGCGGGCCGGTCGAGATCACCACCCTGCGGCACGACGTCTCGACCGACGGGCGGCGCGCCACGGTGAAGTTCGCCAACGACTGGCAGGACGATGCCGCGCGGCGCGATTTCACCATCAATGCGCTCTACGCCGATCCTTCGAGCGGCGAGGTGTTCGACTGGTTCGGCGGGCTGGAAGATCTCGAGACCGGCCGCGTGCGCTTCATCGGCGATGCCCGCGAACGCATTCGCGAGGACCATCTGCGCATCCTGCGCTACTACCGCTTCCAGGCCCGCTTCGGGGCCGCTCTCGATGCGGCATCCGAGCGAGCCTGCATCGAACTCGCCCCGACGATGAAGGGCCTGAGCCGCGAGCGCGTGGGGTGGGAACTGCAGAACCTGCTGGCGATCGCCGACCCGGTGGCGACGGTGCAGCGGATGTACGATGGCGGCGTGCTCGGCGTCGTCTTGCCCGAAGCGTCCGACGCGGGGATGGAGGCGCTTGCCGCGGTGGTCGCCAAGGAGCGCGAGGCCGGGCTGCCGCCCTCGCCGCTGCGCCGCCTTGCCGCGCTGCTCCCCGCCGACGAGAAGGTGGCCGCGCAGGTCGCCTCGCGGCTGCGGTTGTCCACCGCCAACAAGAAGCGCCTCGTTGCGGCAGCGCGGCGCAGCGGCACGCCGAGCGATCCGCACGTACTCGCCTACCGCCTCGGCCGCGAGGCGGCGATCGACCGGCTCCTGCTGGCCGGCCAGGACCCCGCCGCGCTCAGCGGCTGGGAGATCCCCGTCTTGCCGCTCAAGGGCGGCGAGATCGTCGCGCGCGGGGTCGCCGCGGGGCCCGAAGTGGCGCGCATCCTGCAAGCCGTCGAAGAGCGCTGGATCGGCGAGGGCTTCCCGCCCCGCGAGCGGGTCGAGGCCTTGCTCGACGCCGAGCTCGGTGCACGAAAGCCAGTCTGAACACTCGCTTCATCGCGGCTTCAGTCACGATTTGGCATATTTGCCCTTGCCAATCCGGCCTCCAGCCGGAAAGGTAGGGCAGTCCGCCCCGCGGGCACCTTGCGGTCATCGGTTTCGTCCGGTGAGAGCGCCTAGGCCCGGCGGGTCGCTGCTCGTTTCCGCATCCATATTCATCGGCCGCCCGTGCGCGGAATTCTTTGTGTGCGGCCGGCTGTTTTCGACAACCCTAAAGGGGGAAAGACCTTGAACCTGACCAAAGCCATTTTCACTGCCGGCGCGCTGTCGCTGGTTTCCGTTTCCGGCGCCGCGCTGGCGCAGGACGCCGCCGCCACGGCCAAGGCCGACGGCCCGCTGATCGCCGCCGGCGTGAAGGTCTACGGCCCCGAGGGCAACGAGGTCGGCACGATTACCGCTCTGGCCGATGGCGTCGCCACGCTCGACACCGGCACGCACAAGGTCGGCCTGCCGCTCGACCGCTTCGGCATGAACGCCAAGAAGCAGACCACCGTTGCGGTGACCCGCGCGCAGCTCGACGAGATGCTCGAGAAGGCCCAGGCCGAAGCGGCCGCCAAGCTCGACGCCCAGCTCGTCGCGGGCGCCCCGGTGACCGACGTCAACGGCGTCTCGCTCGGCTCGATCGGCAAGGTCGAGGGCGACGACGTCACCGTCGAAACCGAATGGGGCGCGTTCGCGCTCAAGCGGCAGAACTTCCAGCCGGCCGATGCCGGGGTGACCGCGCAGGTTCTCGCCGACCAGGTCAAGGCCGCGCTCGGCGCCAGCGCCGACGCCGCCGCGCAGTCGTAAAGGCTCGGCCTCGCCCGAACGAAAACAGGGGCGCCCGGAGAAATCCGGGCGCCCCTTTTCATGCCTGAGGCAACCGGCTGCTAGAGCCGCCGGACGATCACGCGATTCCGGGTGACAGCGCGCTCGCGCCGCGGCGGGGTGAAGTACCGGGCCTCGTCGACCGGATCGATGTAGGCATTGCCGTCGCGGATTTCGATCTCGTCGACCGGCACGCCGCGTCCGTCGTCGAGCACCAGCGCAGCGACGTGGTCGTGCTCGGGATCGACGAGCATGCGCTGGACAGTGCCCAGACGCCGTCCGTCGCGGGTCATCAGCGGATGGCCGCGCAGGTCCTGTTCGTCGTTGACGAGCTCGTAGTCGTCGAGTTCGCGCAGTTCTGTATATTGGTCTACCATGGTTCGTTCTCCTCGGATCGCGAGGGGGCGTCTCACCCCTTGTTCAGGATCTCGATGTTCGCTTCGTCGACCACCAGGATCGCATCCTGATCGGCGATGATCTTGCGGGTGTTCTGATTGAGCGAGTCGCCGGGAATGTCGTCGAGCGACGAGGCATCGTGCACCGTGCCGCCGGAAATCCGCAGGGTCTGGCCGGCGTTGATGTCCTTGGGCACCTCGCGCGGCTGGTCGATAATGAGCGCGAACATGCGGTTGCCGTTCTGCTCGACCCAGAAGCCGCGATCGGTCAGGTTGCTCCCCACATCGACCTCGCCAGAGAAGTCGCGGCCGAAATATTGCTGCGGGTCCGCGGTAATCTGCGCCAGGGTCAGCGCGCCGGTCGTGTCGGGGTTTGCCGCGTCGGCCATCGCCCCGCCGTTCACGCCCGCGGCGTTGTCCTGCAGCACGACGTCGTTGCCGGTCACCAGGTCTTCGTCGTTGTCGTTGCTCCCGGCAATCCACCAGATAAGCAGCGCCAGCACGATCAGGCCCAGCAACAGCCAGAGCCAGCCCATGCTGGTTTTCTTTTGAACCGGAATCTCGGCCATCGAAAATCTCCTGTTGGTTGGTGCGGCCGCGAATGCGCCCGCTCCCCCAATCAGTGGATCGCCCGGCCAGTTTGTTCCGAGATTTTCCCGCAGTTCCGGGATCTTCGCCGCTTCCCGCCCAAACCGGGCGGAAAGGTTCAGAACCTGTTGTCCTTGGGGAACCCGGTCGGCGGAAGCCTCCCGGCGGCGCCGCGGGCGACCTTCCACAGGTGGATGTCGCTCTCGGTCCGCGTGCGCCCGCTTTCGCCGCCCATGGTCCATGACAGGCCGTCTTCGAGCGTGAAGGTCGTCGCGTCGCTGAGGCCGCCGTCGCGGTAGCGTTGCAGCGTTACGCCCTGACCGCGGGTCATGACCGGCAGCTCCTCGAGGTTGAAGACCACCAGCTTGCGGTTGTCGCCGACCACCGCGACGTGGTCGTGTGCTGCGGCGATCGGCCGGGCGACGGCGAGCTTGGCGCGGTCCTTGAGATTGACCACCTGGCGGCCCTTGCGCGTTTCGGCGAGCAGTTCGTCGGTCAGCGCGGCAAAGCCCTTGCCGGTGCTTGCGGCGAGCAGCAGCTGCAGCCCCGGCTTGTGCACGATCAGGCTGACCACCTGCGCCTCGGCATCGATGTCGAGCGTGTTGCGGATCGGCTCGCCGAAACCGCGCGCGCCGGGCAGCTTGTCGGCCCCGAGGGTGAAGAAGCGCCCGTCGTCGCCGGCGATGAGCAACTTGTCGGTGGTCTGGCAATGGACCGCAAAGGCCGGCCCGTCGCCTTCCTTGTACTTGAAGTCCCCGCAGCCGTCGGCCCCCAGGTCGACATGGCCCTTGGCGCCGCGGATCCAGCCTTTCTGCGAGAGGATCACCGTAACCGGCTCCTTCTCGATCATCGCGTCCATGCTGAATTCGACCGCCGGCGCGGCCTCGGCGATGGTCGTGCGGCGCCGCCCGAGCGCGGTGTCCTCGGCATAGTCCTTGCGCAGCGCCTTGAGGTCGCGCTTGAGCCGGGTGCGCTGGCGCGCCGGGCTGCCGAGCAGCGCTTCGAGCTCGGCGCGTTCGTCTTCGAGCTCGTCCTTCTCCTGCCGCAGCTGCATCTCCTCGAGCTTGCGCAACGAACGCAGCCGCATGTTGAGGATCGCCTCGGCCTGGCGGTCGGTCAGCCCGAACTCGGCCATCATCACCGGCTTGGGCTCGTCCTCGGTGCGGATGATCTCGATCACCCGGTCGAGGTTGAGGAAGGCGATGATGTAGCCTTCGACCAGCTCGAGCCGGTCGGCGATCTTGGCCAGCCGGTGGCGGCTGCGGCGCTGCAGGATGTCGATCTGGTGCAGCAGCCAGTGGTCGAGCAGCTCCTTCAGCCCCATGACCATCGGCGTGCGGGTGGCATCGAGCACGTTCATGTTGAGCCCGAAGCGGCTCTCGAGGTCGGTCAGCTTGTAGAGCGATTCCTTGAGCAGTTCGGGGTCGACGTTGCGGCTCTTCGGGACGAGCACGATGCGGATGTTCTCGTCGCTCTCGTCGCGCACGTCCTCGAGAATCGGCACCTTCTTGTCGGCGATCGCCTGGGCGATCTGCTCGATCAGCTTGCCCTTGGCGACCTGGTAGGGGATTTCCGAGATGACCAGCTGGTACTGCCCCCCGCCGAGCCGCTCGATCCCCGCTTCGCGGTCGGCCTCGTCCTTCGCCTCGGCGGCGAAGAAGCGCCCGCGCACGCGGAAGGAGCCGCGCCCCGTCGCATAGGCCTGGCTGATCGATTCCGGCGAATCGACGATCAGCCCGCCGGTGGCGAAGTCGGGCCCGTGCATCAGCTCCATCAGCCGCGCATGCTCGACGTGCGGGTTGTCGATCAGCTCGAGCGCGGCGTCGATGACTTCGGCGGCGTTGTGGCTCGGGATGCTGGTTGCCATCCCCACCGCAATGCCGCTCGAACCGTTGGCCAGCAGGTTGGGAAACAGGCCGGGGAAGAGCGAAGGCTCTTCTTCTTCGTTGTTGTAGGTCGGGACGAAATCGACGGTGCCTTCGTCGAGCCCTTCCATCAGCTGCATCGCCGTCTTCGTCAGGCGGCATTCGGTGTAGCGTTCGGCGGCGGCGTTATCGCCGTCGATATTGCCGAAATTGCCCTGCCCCTCGACCAGCGGATAGCGCAGCGTGAAGGGCTGCGCGAGGCGGACCATGGCATCGTAGAGCGCGACGTTGCCGTGCGGGTGGAACTTGCCCATCACATCGCCGACCACGCGGCTCGATTTCTTGAACGCGTTGTCCGGGCTCAGGCGCAGCAGCCGCATGCCCCACAGGATGCGGCGATGCACCGGCTTGAGCCCGTCGCGCAGGTCGGGCAGCGAGCGGGCGGTGATCGTCGAGAGGGCGTAGACGAGGTAGCGCTGCGACAGCGCGCTGTCGAACGGAGCGTCGACGATGGCGTCGAAGGGGTCTTTTTCGTCGTCGATAGTGGCAACCATGCGGGTACTTCGTTCCGTTCGTCCTGGGCCTGCCGAAGGGCGTCGCGCGGGCGTTCATGGTTGGACAGGCTCACCACGAACGGGAGATGTTGTCGGCTGGCCGTAGCAGCGCCACGGGCCGTGGGACAGCGCGGAACAAGCCGCTTTCAACACCCGTTACGCGGACAAAGGCAATTCCGCCGCAAGGAGACAGCATAATGGCACAACGCATCATGATTCTCGCCACCGACGGGTTCGAACAGTCGGAACTCGAAGGCCCCTATTCCGCGATCAAGACCGCCGGGCTCGAACCCGTGGTCGTCAGCCCGCACGACGGCCAGATCAAGGGCTGGCAACACGACCACTGGGGCGACCCGGTCGATGTGAACCTCACTCTCGACGAGGCCGAGGCCGAGGACTTCGACGCGCTCGTCCTGCCGGGCGGACAGATGAACCCCGACAAGATGCGGACGGAGAAGAAGGCCGTCCAGCTGGTCAAGGACTTCTGCGAAAGCGGCAAGCCCGTCGCGGCGATCTGCCACGGCCCCTGGCTGCTGGCGGAAGCCGGCATGATCAAGGGCAAGACGGTCACCAGCTGGCCCTCGATCCGCA is from Croceibacterium aestuarii and encodes:
- a CDS encoding CCA tRNA nucleotidyltransferase translates to MSPKTLEAEWIARADLAALVAALGPGTVRWVGGAVRDTLLGKPVHDIDAATTLEPAEVVTRLGAAKIRSVPTGIEHGTVTAILEGGPVEITTLRHDVSTDGRRATVKFANDWQDDAARRDFTINALYADPSSGEVFDWFGGLEDLETGRVRFIGDARERIREDHLRILRYYRFQARFGAALDAASERACIELAPTMKGLSRERVGWELQNLLAIADPVATVQRMYDGGVLGVVLPEASDAGMEALAAVVAKEREAGLPPSPLRRLAALLPADEKVAAQVASRLRLSTANKKRLVAAARRSGTPSDPHVLAYRLGREAAIDRLLLAGQDPAALSGWEIPVLPLKGGEIVARGVAAGPEVARILQAVEERWIGEGFPPRERVEALLDAELGARKPV
- a CDS encoding PRC-barrel domain-containing protein, translated to MVDQYTELRELDDYELVNDEQDLRGHPLMTRDGRRLGTVQRMLVDPEHDHVAALVLDDGRGVPVDEIEIRDGNAYIDPVDEARYFTPPRRERAVTRNRVIVRRL
- the parC gene encoding DNA topoisomerase IV subunit A, with product MVATIDDEKDPFDAIVDAPFDSALSQRYLVYALSTITARSLPDLRDGLKPVHRRILWGMRLLRLSPDNAFKKSSRVVGDVMGKFHPHGNVALYDAMVRLAQPFTLRYPLVEGQGNFGNIDGDNAAAERYTECRLTKTAMQLMEGLDEGTVDFVPTYNNEEEEPSLFPGLFPNLLANGSSGIAVGMATSIPSHNAAEVIDAALELIDNPHVEHARLMELMHGPDFATGGLIVDSPESISQAYATGRGSFRVRGRFFAAEAKDEADREAGIERLGGGQYQLVISEIPYQVAKGKLIEQIAQAIADKKVPILEDVRDESDENIRIVLVPKSRNVDPELLKESLYKLTDLESRFGLNMNVLDATRTPMVMGLKELLDHWLLHQIDILQRRSRHRLAKIADRLELVEGYIIAFLNLDRVIEIIRTEDEPKPVMMAEFGLTDRQAEAILNMRLRSLRKLEEMQLRQEKDELEDERAELEALLGSPARQRTRLKRDLKALRKDYAEDTALGRRRTTIAEAAPAVEFSMDAMIEKEPVTVILSQKGWIRGAKGHVDLGADGCGDFKYKEGDGPAFAVHCQTTDKLLIAGDDGRFFTLGADKLPGARGFGEPIRNTLDIDAEAQVVSLIVHKPGLQLLLAASTGKGFAALTDELLAETRKGRQVVNLKDRAKLAVARPIAAAHDHVAVVGDNRKLVVFNLEELPVMTRGQGVTLQRYRDGGLSDATTFTLEDGLSWTMGGESGRTRTESDIHLWKVARGAAGRLPPTGFPKDNRF
- a CDS encoding type 1 glutamine amidotransferase domain-containing protein — translated: MAQRIMILATDGFEQSELEGPYSAIKTAGLEPVVVSPHDGQIKGWQHDHWGDPVDVNLTLDEAEAEDFDALVLPGGQMNPDKMRTEKKAVQLVKDFCESGKPVAAICHGPWLLAEAGMIKGKTVTSWPSIRTDLKNAGANVVDQEVATDGNLITSRNPDDIPAFNKALLKALQEQDQMADA